The following coding sequences are from one Ornithodoros turicata isolate Travis chromosome 1, ASM3712646v1, whole genome shotgun sequence window:
- the LOC135371069 gene encoding uncharacterized protein LOC135371069, producing the protein MQNVGHGLLSPFLPELPPSSSFRQCTYLGITIDAGLSWSPHVRVLSSKANSLANVLRRISGASWGPSYADLRHVHNSLTLGALRYSLPVLHGLGRTGERELLNIQARSLRICLGVPRTSETFSVLAEAGEPPAPILRDKETLRTYARFITRHPLHHLRTIPQKYPDSAFGDAIRRLNGRLPPAPAGSFAPPMWTFDRPTTITRIPGLPRKHDTPTGVARQRALEHIYSLHDQRVPIYTDGSVIPSGSAAAFYVPHAHCSHGFKLPYETSSTETEMIAIYEALKFISASVPAPWTIFTDSKAALEVLSSFSIPLVQDIGALIVQCLSRLARAGHSVWLQWVPGHTGLPGNTSADAAAKQAHTSAPLLSVPLSPSSCRLHIRRMCAQHTRLFTESAVPARTFLHSIDPKMELTIPLSLTRRESSLLHRLRLNVAKTPSRQFLMGNIGSPLCTKCGVVADTTHLLLHCRLYSSARAALEQQLTHLGLHLTLRTLFGTVQWHRPTVRSHQTAPPVPRCNRPTGRPVNRTMPAWVLSF; encoded by the coding sequence ATGCAAAACGTCGGCCATGGCCTTCTCTCGCCGTTCCTTCCAGAATTACCCCCTTCGAGTTCCTTCCGACAGTGCACATACCTAGGCATAACCATTGACGCAGGGCTATCGTGGTCGCCACATGTCAGGGTCCTGTCTTCCAAAGCCAACAGCCTTGCAAATGTGCTGCGCCGCATCTCCGGCGCCTCCTGGGGGCCGTCGTACGCTGACCTCCGCCATGTGCACAACTCGCTCACGCTGGGCGCTCTCcgctacagcctcccggtcCTGCACGGTCTTGGCCGTACCGGAGAGAGGGAACTCTTAAACATCCAGGCCCGTAGCCTCCGTATCTGTCTCGGCGTCCCAAGGACGTCCGAAACCTTCTCGGTCCTTGCAGAGGCGGGAGAACCCCCGGCCCCCATCCTCCGCGACAAGGAGACCCTCCGAACCTACGCGCGcttcatcacacggcaccccctGCATCATCTGCGAACGATACCGCAGAAGTACCCGGACTCTGCGTTCGGCGACGCCATTCGCAGACTCAACGGGCGCCTTCCGCCTGCACCGGCGGGGTCGTTCGCACCCCCTATGTGGACCTTCGACCGACCCACAACGATAACACGCATCCCCGGCCTCCCTCGCAAGCATGACACACCCACGGGGGTCGCGCGGCAGCGTGCGTTGGAGCACATTTACTCGCTTCATGACCAGCGAGTACCCATATACACCGATGGCTCGGTGATACCAAGCGGGTCGGCAGCAGCCTTCTACGTGCCTCACGCCCACTGCAGCCATGGGTTTAAACTGCCGTACGAGACTTCAtccaccgaaaccgaaatgatcGCCATTTATGAAGCCCTGAAGTTCATCTCGGCATCCGTTCCCGCACCATGGACCATcttcacagacagcaaggctgCGCTAGAAGTGCTGTCATCATTCTCGATCCCCCTTGTTCAGGACATTGGCGCGCTCATCGTTCAGTGCCTCAGCCGTCTCGCCCGCGCGGGCCACAGCGTTTGGCTTCAGTGGGTCCCCGGTCACACAGGCCTCCCCGGCAACACATCCGCCGACGCCGCTGCGAAGCAGGCCCACACCTCTGCACCATTGTTATCGGTCCCGCTATCACCCTCGTCATGCCGACTCCACATACGCCGCATGTGCGCCCAGCACACTCGCCTCTTCACTGAGAGTGCCGTCCCAGCCCGCACTTTCCTTCATTCCATCGATCCCAAGATGGAGCTCACCATCCCACTGAGCCTCACTCGAAGGGAGAGCTCACTCCTTCACCGcttacgactcaacgtcgctaaGACCCCATCGCGCCAGTTCCTCATGGGCAACATAGGTTCTCCACTATGCACGAAATGTGGTGTGGTGGCGGACACTACCCACCTCCTCCTGCACTGCCGCCTTTACTCATCAGCCAGAGCCGCACTTGAGCAACAGCTCACACACCTCGGCCTGCACCTCACGCTGCGGACCTTATTCGGCACCGTCCAGTGGCACCGCCCGACAGTGCGAAGTCACCAGACTGCTCCTCCGGTACCTCGCTGCAACCGACCTACTGGTCGCCCTGTGAACCGGACTATGCCCGCCTGGGTACTCTCTTTctga